In Microbacterium sp. SLBN-146, one genomic interval encodes:
- a CDS encoding LysR substrate-binding domain-containing protein, with translation MASSHGRRRSSGKRPTDAAKKRPSAKPSPAKPRPRKPAPVAAPARVEPVASGPFRLGAIPGATPGKWIDVWKDRMPANPLELVPIEVATQRGSLDDGSVDAALVRLPMDNDGLHVIPLYDERPVVVMAKDSHLTAADELELTDLAGEVLIVPADDVLGMDIAGTITPAFAPPATTADAIATVAAGVGVVVVPMSLARLHRRRDADYRPLRGVAPSSVALAWPVDGTTPAVEAFVGIVRGRTANSSRG, from the coding sequence ATGGCGAGCTCGCACGGACGACGACGCTCCTCGGGTAAGAGACCGACGGATGCCGCGAAGAAGCGACCCTCCGCGAAGCCCTCCCCCGCCAAGCCCCGCCCTCGGAAGCCCGCCCCGGTCGCAGCTCCTGCGCGCGTCGAGCCCGTGGCATCCGGACCCTTCCGACTCGGCGCGATCCCCGGCGCGACCCCCGGAAAGTGGATCGACGTGTGGAAGGACCGGATGCCGGCCAACCCGCTCGAACTCGTGCCCATCGAAGTCGCAACGCAGCGCGGATCCCTCGACGACGGGTCGGTGGATGCCGCGCTCGTCCGGCTCCCCATGGACAACGACGGACTGCACGTGATCCCGCTGTACGACGAGCGCCCGGTCGTGGTCATGGCGAAGGACTCGCACCTCACTGCCGCCGACGAGCTCGAACTCACCGACCTCGCCGGCGAAGTCCTGATCGTCCCCGCCGACGACGTCCTCGGGATGGACATCGCGGGCACGATCACCCCGGCTTTCGCCCCACCGGCGACGACGGCCGACGCCATCGCGACGGTCGCGGCGGGGGTCGGCGTCGTCGTCGTCCCGATGTCGCTCGCACGACTGCACCGCCGACGCGATGCCGACTACCGCCCACTCCGCGGCGTCGCGCCTTCGTCCGTCGCCCTTGCGTGGCCCGTCGACGGCACGACGCCCGCCGTCGAAGCCTTCGTGGGCATCGTGCGGGGCCGCACGGCGAACTCGTCCCGCGGGTGA